GGCGCATGAGTTCCTTTTCCTCTTCCAATAGCGCCTGGCGCTGGGCCAGCCATTCATCGCGGGTGACCACAGGGTGGTCTTTGATTTGTTCGGACATGGGGGCGGCTTTCATGCTGGGAAGTAGTCAAGGGTCGGAAGGCGGGGGGATCAGGCTCTCGGGGCGGTCTCGACGATGGCCTTCATGCTGGCGAGGCCCTGGACGAAGAAGTCTCCGCACATTTTGTCGCAGTCCATGACGAGGCTCATGGCCTTGCCCATGAAGTTGTTTTTGCCGCTCATGGTCCAGGTGACGAGGGTGCCGGTGCCTTCGGGCTTGAAGGTGAAGTCCACATCGCTGACGCCCTCGAAGGGGCGGATGAACTCCAGCTTCATGCGGACGAGCTCGCCAGGGCGGCTTTCAGTGATGGTCTGGCGGCCTTCGCCGACTTCATTGTTGCCGGACCATTTCATGATAGCGCCTTGGCCTGCAGGCGGGCCTTCAAATGATTCGGTAGCATTGGGGTCGAGGTTGGCCCAGGGGGACCAGGCTTCCCATTTGCGCAGGTCGTTCACCTGCTCAAAGACGACCACAGGCGGAGCCGCCATGGTGGCAGAACGGGTGACTTTAAAGTCCTCCGGCTGCATGGTGATGACGATGGCGAGGATGGCCAGGATGACGGCGAGACCGATGAGGATTTTAGAGAACATGGCCAACAGTGTTTACGGATGGTTTATAATTAGGTGGAGAATGGGATGAAAATCAGCCAGGCTGATGTTCGAGGTCGTGGAGACGTTTGGTGAGCAGGTTGCGCTCGGAGGCCATCTCGGTCAGCTCCAGGGCGGCGCGGAGATGGGCGGCGGCGGTGGTGTACTGATGGCGCTGGGCTTCCAGCTCCCCCATGACGGCGTGAAAGAGGTGGTAGGAATCCAGCGGCTGGCGGTCCAGGATGGATTCTACCGCAGCCAGAGCTTTGGCCGGGCCTTCCACCTTGGCGAGGGCGACGGCGCGGTTCAGGGCGATGATGGGGGACCGGTTTAGCTGAAGCAAATGGTCATACAGACGAAGGATCTGCGGCCAGTCGGTGGAGGCGGCATCTGGGGACAGGCTGTGACAGGCGGCAATGCCGGCCTGGAGATGGTATTCGCTGGCCTGGTCCCCCTGGGCGGACTGGCCGAGGTGGAGGATGCCGCGCTGGATCATGCGGACATCCCAGCGGCGGCGGTCCTGCTCCTCCAGGCGGAGGATTTCGCCCTCGCCATCCAGGCGGGCGGGCAGGCGCGCGCCATTGAGC
This portion of the Prosthecobacter sp. SYSU 5D2 genome encodes:
- a CDS encoding SRPBCC family protein; amino-acid sequence: MFSKILIGLAVILAILAIVITMQPEDFKVTRSATMAAPPVVVFEQVNDLRKWEAWSPWANLDPNATESFEGPPAGQGAIMKWSGNNEVGEGRQTITESRPGELVRMKLEFIRPFEGVSDVDFTFKPEGTGTLVTWTMSGKNNFMGKAMSLVMDCDKMCGDFFVQGLASMKAIVETAPRA